TTTACTCCGTTCCCGCAGTACCCGGTAGGTTCGACCATGGCTAGTGAACTGGATCTCTACGGACATCCTTTTCTGGCCAATGGTTATAAGTTGTTCAATTTTTTTACTGGTGTATTGTTTAAAGAGTCCAAAACTCACTGCTTCCAGGATACTGGACTTACCCGCACCATTTCCACCTAATATTATTGATATGCCAGTATCAAAATCGATACTGGTATCCTGGTGAGATTTGAAGTTCTTCATATGGAGACTTTCAATGATCATATAACTCCTCGTAGAAATTCCGGACCATATCTTCTGCAGTCTTTAGATCACCATCAGATAACTCTCTCAAGAGTCCGGTTGCCAGTTCATTAATCTGCTGGTTGTTAAAATCCTTGAGATTATATTCAATCATCTTTTTAATATCCAGAGCTTCTTTCCCATCTTCAAAAGGATTTTTTTCATCTTCAACTATAGTGGGCCGGTAGTTAGACCTCAGTGCCAGGCATGAATCTGATAAAGCCTGATTTAAAGTTTCATAAATCTCGGAACGGCTGAAATTTCCCCCTTCCACAGTCACCATTAGCATGGGCTTCTTTTGAAGGCTGTTGATATATTCATTAATTCGTGATAGCTCATCCTGGAGCCGGCTGTACTTGATGGTTTCTTTTATAAATTCCCTGGGAAGTTTAAGGTCAATATTTTCGATTTCAGGCATATCTCCATTGATATCCACCAGATAAAATCCTTTACCGTTCTTTTTATAACCTTCAACCTCGTTGGATCGCCATATCTCTGTGGAACCAGGGTATGCCAATTTCCCCTCCCCAAAGTCATCCACCACCCTTTCGTGGATGTGGCCAAAGGCACAGTAGTTGAAACTCTGAGGCACATCCCCAATTTTAAGCTCATATTCATAGGGAATGTAACGATCGATTCCCTGATGAAGCACCAGAATTCGCTTTTCATATGTTTTGGAGGACTTTTCAATATCTTCCAGGCGTTCAATTAATTGTTTGGAATGGTACTTGGATGTGTAGGGTGCACCCCCAATGAAAACATCCTTTTCGATATAATATGGGTTACGGGGACTTATGAGATTCAAACCAAAGTCTTTAAATAAAATTTGGGGGGAAGGGCATTTTTACGCATCACAACATCATGGTTACCGGCAATGGCATATATTGGAATTTTTGCTTCTTTCAACCTTAAAATACCCTTTTGTGCAGTTAACAGGGCCCTGGTTGGGGGTCTTGAATACTCGAATAGATCACCAGAGTGAATGGCAAAATCAGGCCTTTCACTTACTACTTCCTCAATAGCCTGATCAAAAACCTCAAAAAAGTCATTTTCCCGTTCTGCAAGTCCATACTGGCGGTAACCCATATGAGTATCAGCTAAATGGGCAAATTGCATCAGTAATCTCCTCCCAAATCCTCATATTCCATTTTCTGTTCTTCAAGGAGTTTTTCCTCTTTTTTATGGGATTTTGACCATTCCTCCACAATGTTAAGGTCTCCACCTGTGATTTTCCCCTGGAATTCATCTATCTTAATCAGGGTGGGGATGCGAGTCATTAAACCCAGCACTATGGCCTCCCCAATATTCAGGGAGGGAAGTTGAGCTATCAGGTCATCACTCAAACTTTCACTGGCCCGTTGCACATGGCTCTGGTCAGTGGGCTCCACCAGGCGCAGAATTATCATATTATTAGCTTGGGAAAGGGCATCGGAATCCAAGGATTTAGGGCTCTGGCTCACCAGACACAGTCCCACTGAAAACTTACGCCCCTCACGGGCAATTCTACTTATCCACAGTTTAGATTCTGTTTTCCTATTCTGAGGAGCCAGAATATGGGCTTCTTCCAGGATCAAAAATATGGGAAACTCCAAACCCTCCCCACTTCTTAAAAACTCTTTACGGCTCTTTAAAACGTTTCGGAGAATATGGCTAACCACCACATCCGAGGCAAACTCATCCACCGAACCCAGATCCAGAATATTAGCCTTCCCCACCTTCAAACTGCCAATAATATCCTTTGCCTCCAGACTGAGTATGTTCCCGTATTTATCCCGCATATGGTCCAGTTTGTTTAAGACATCGGCTATTGATTTTTTATCCCCGGAATTAGTGGATTTAGCCTCGGGATCCTCGGATTCAGCTAACCATCCTTCTAATTTACTTATGATTAGGGTAATGAAATCTTTACCAGTAGTTGAACTCTGTATTAGGCTGTTACGCGCGGATTTATATGCTTTTAAAAAGTACCTTTCCTGGACATAGGCATTGGGGGGTATGTTGGCTAACTTTTTAATCTCACCAAAGGAGAGGTAGAGGGGGTTGATCTGGGGATGCATTACATTAACCTTATCCTTCCCAAAATCAGTGTTCACATACTCGGAGTGCATGTCAAATATCAGAACACTCCCATTAACCTTCAGGAGGCCATCTACAATGACTGAAACTGTATTTGACTTCCCGGCACCGGTCATGGCCAGGACTGCCAGGTGTCTGGTCACCATTTTGTTGATATCCACTTCTATACCCACTTCTTTCTGGGTTATGAGGTTTCCAAGTTTCAAACCATACCGGTCCACCTTGAATATCCTCTTCAGTATCTGTGAATCAGCAACCTGTATCTCGGTTCCTGGTGGTGCTGGTGTACGGGGAATGCGAAGATCATCATTAATATCTCCCAGTATCTTAACTGTTCCCTTTACGTAATGGTCGTCACCTTCAATTGCCTTAATTTTTTCAATGGTTAAAGGGTCGTAGATTTGATCATTAATGGAAACACTACCTCTTACCAGTGATTCAATCATCCCCAGCACGTTTTTACCATCATATTTAAGGGAGACGTATGCACCCACCCTGGGCATTTTCTTGGACACGAAACTCAAATCCACCAGTGAGGTTTCACCTATGCATCTTCCAATAACTTCATTCATTTAACATTTCCCTCCCACTCTTCTCCAGGAACCCAATTATCTTTGAAAGGTTCATAAGATCATTTTTACGGATAACCACGTCATTATGAGCTTTTTTTAATAATAAAGGATATCCTTCGGCGCTGATCTTCTTTATACTTTTCAGCAACTCTTTTATATCCTCTTCAGTAGCGTAGTACGGTAATTCAAACTTCAGAATGTTTTTATGATCCTCCAGTCTGGCATAGAAAATAGTAAAGATCAAACTCTTCAGAAAATCATTTCTAACTGGGAAATCCCTTTTAACCCCGGAGACATTGGAATGTCGGGGTTGGGAATATCCCTGTTTCTTACTGTGCATATCAAATATAGCCATGTCCGGTATTTTCGAACCAAAGTATTCAGTACTGGTAGATGTTTTGGAGATTGCCACTATTTTTTGTTTTTGTTCCATTAGCGTGCTGATAACCAGCAGGTTCTCCAGGTTTTCCAGATAGATCATTGGTTCTGGGTTGTCTTTAAATTCTGATGCAATCAAATCCTCAAGTTTTGAGGAGGTTATTTTCACATCAGAACTCCTTATCTCTTCTTCGAGGATGGGTAGATATTTTTCCCTTATCCTCTCTTTCACCTGTTCTTTGAGTTCTCTTTCAATGGGGAATGGTCTGATGAGGTTCCCTAAGATGGATCCATCAAAGAGGAATAAATCAACATCATATTCTGCAAACATCCTCAGGGCATTTTTAATTTCAAATATGCCCATGTAACTCCTTAAACGGTCATCAACATATTTATGATGGGATATGATATCGATCTCAGAGCTTTCAATCCTTCCAAGGCCATGGGGGGTGTGTATTATGCCTTCTGCATCAATGGCATAGAATATGAATGGTAAAAATTTACGTTTATTTATGCTACCATCACCGGCAGCAATACTCACCTCCTGAGTATTTTCTTCCAGGGGGTGATCAACCCATTGCCTGGAAGCATCTACTTGGGAGTATCCAATTTCCTCTACTTTTTGTTGGATGTCATCTCTCTTTTTCAAGGCCTTTTCATAAAGTGAATCCAGCATTTAATCCTCCAAAATAAATATAAAAGGTTTTTTGTAAGTTTTTGGGATAAATAAGCAGGTAATAGTAATTGAGCATCACCAATTATATGTAACTCCTTAATTTAAAACTTTATTTATTTAATAGGGAGGAACCAAACTATAGATATGAACATCCTCACATCCCAACAGAAAAGGGTCTTAAACGGCATCAAATACTTCAGTGCAGAATACCATGGAGGAGTTCCCTACAAAATCCTGAAACTGGACCTGGACACAACTGAAGAAGACCTTAACCCCATTTTAGAATACTTGGAGAAGGGAAATTACATATCCCTCCAGGATGGTGTAATTCTCCTGGAAGAAAACAGGGGCAGTGGTGAAGGCGGAGCTGTTCAAGGAGAGACACAGTTAAAGGAAATCCCTATAGTGGATTCTTCAAAGGTAACCGTTGAAGATACAAGTTCACCAGACAGTGATCAATGGGCCATGGACAATGCCCTAACTTCAAATACTGAGGACATGGGTATTGGTACTCCTGATGTGGAAAATAGGGATGATAATGATCAGCCGGCGGTTGGTGTAGAAACTCCTGAGGGTATTGTAGAAATAGAAAAGGTTCTCCCTAAGGAAGGAGAAGCTAACCTCAGCAACGACAAGGATGATGAGTTAACAGATGCTCATGAAGAAGCAGTAGAAGTTGAACTGGAGGAACAGTTCTCGGAAAAGGAACTGAAGGCCATGGAGTTAATTCAAAAATTGGTGGATGAATCCGGGAACATTTCCAGGACATTGCTGGAGGGCACTTTCCTCTACGCGGAATTGGAGTTAAGCAGCATCGGCATGTACAATCTGGTAACCTCCCTGGAAAATAAGGGAATTATAAAGAAAATTAAGCTTACTGATGGGGAGTACTATAGGTTCACTCCTTAATTATCATATTATAAACTAATTCAGATTTTTTTTCTTCATAATCCCTTATTTTTGATATTATTAAGGATTATAATCTAATTCCAACGCTATACATCCTATTTTGATATATAAATTCTATTTTAATTTATGGTATGCTTTCTAAACTATAATTAAATTACAAATACACTTAATCAATATTATTAGGGGCATAATGGTAGTTTATTCAATTATTATGTCCATTTATAAGGATTGAACTCCGATGGGGGAATATACATCACCTCAGCATAACCCTTCTTCAAGAGCTCCTGGTTGAGGTTCACACCACCCACGTAGACCACGGCCAGTGTACGGTCATACTTGTCCTTGTTCTTAGCATCATCAATATCCAGGCCCACGGTTTTACCCAGACACATATTTTTAACGTATTCCTTGGCTTCCTGATAACCGGAATCTCCCCTTTCTGGAGTGTTAACCCCTACAAAGCGCACTCTACCCACTCCCTCCACATCTATGGTATCTCCATCCACCACCTTGTAACACTTACCACTTACCTCCGCGTGGGGACTGTTGGAGTTGGATGAACTGGTGGTAGTGGTAGTGCTTGGAACTGCAGTGGAACTGGAGCTACTGTTATTGGAAGATGAAGGTGTGTAATTCAGTGGATCTAAGTCATCATGGGTGCAACCAGAAACCGACACTACTATGATACATAACATAAATAAAACGTATACTCGGCGCATATTTATCCTCTTAATACTAGTTTTTCAGAATCAATCAGTTTCTTTTTAATTAATAAGATGATTTTATAACATATAAATTTACTTCCCTTTATTTCCATTAGTAATTCTTTCATTGGTAATTCGTCCACATGTATCCATATTTCGGAGTGGAGATCCATACTCGATGCAATTAAATGCAATAATAATCTAACCATTACCCATGATACTGGTAACTGGAGGGGCAGGATACATAGGCTCCCATGCCAATAAGGAGCTTAACCTGGCAGGATACGAAACAGTGGTTCTGGATAACATGAGCTACGGACATGAGGACTTCCTGAAATGGGGAGTCTTTGAAGAAGTGGATCTTGGTGATCTGGAATCAATCCGGAATGTGTTCCGGAAGTATGAGATAGAAGCAGTGATGCACTTTGCAGCATTCACCTATGTAGGGGAATCAGTGGAAGACCCCCAGAAATACTACCTCAACAACCTCCGAAACACCCTGAACCTCCTCCAGGTGATGAATGAATTCAAGGTGAAGAAACTGGTTTTCTCTTCAACCTGCGCCACCTACGGAAACCCCCAGAAAATACCATTAACCGAGGACCACCCCCAGGACCCCATAAACCCCTACGGCCAGGGTAAACTCATGGTGGAAAAGGTCTTAAAGGACTACAGCTCTGCATATGGGCTTCGTTATGTTTCCCTCCGTTACTTCAACGCTGCCGGTGCGGATCCAGAATGTGAAGTGGGGGAAAGACATGACCCGGAAACCCACCTCATACCACTCATACTGGACGCTGCCATGGGTAAAAGAGAAGATATTAAGATATTTGGAACTGACTACCCCACACCGGACGGTACCTGCATCAGGGATTACATACATGTCACTGATCTAGCTGATGCCCATATAAAAGCCCTTAAATACTTAGAATCCGGGGGAAGTAGTGAAGTATTCAACCTGGGAAACGGTAATGGATTCTCAGTCCGGGAAGTAATAGAAGAAGCCAGAAAAGTCACCGGAAAAGAGATAAAATCCACTGAAACTGATAGGCGACCGGGTGATCCTCCTGTCCTGGTTGGAAGTTCTCAGAAAGCCCGAAACATTCTTAAATGGCAACCCCAATGTGATGACTTGACTAAAATCATCAGCACGGCCTGGGAGTGGCATAAAAAGGATAATTAAAATGAATAAATGATTTTGATTAATTAAATGATTTTGGCAAATTATAATAAGATATCTGGATATTAAAGATTTTTTAAGGATTCCTTAATTCCAAGGATTCCTTAAAATGGTATTCATTTTATAATATTCTTCAAATACTCCCTTAGCTCCTCACTAACTGCAGGATCCTGCAATGCAATTTCCAGGGAGCTTTTAAGCCATTCCACATTGTTCCCAATATCATACATTTTCCCATCAAATATATGGCCGTATATATTGTCCAACTGTCTCATGGCATCAGTTAACTGTATCTCCCCACCCACACCTGGTGGCACTTCCTCAATATGGTCGAATATCTCTGATTCCAGCACGTAACGTCCGGTTATGGCTAGATCAGATGGGGCATCCTCAGGGCGGGGTTTTTCCACCATATCCTCGATTTTATAAACAGAATCTTCAACCTTTTGGCCCTTAATTATTCCATAACGTTCAATCTTATCATAGGGTACTCTTTCAATGGCAATGGCAGATGCATTATACTTTTCATGCACGTCCAGTAATTGTTTGGTGCAGGGAACTTTTGACTGGCTAATGGTATCTCCTAAAAGCACGGCAAAAGGCTGTCCATCAATATGTTTCTTGGCGCAGAGTATGGCATCCCCCAATCCCTTCTGTTTCTTCTGCCTCACATAATAAATATCAGCCATTTCAGATATGGCTTCCACTTCCACCAGGTAATCCATTTTTCCACAGTTACGTAGGGAGTACTCCAGTTCAAAAGAACGGTCGAAGTGATCCTCAATGGATCGTTTTCCTTTACCGGTGATAATCAGTATGTCATCAATTCCAGAGGCCACAGCCTCTTCCACCACGTACTGAATGGTTGGTTTATTGTAAACTGGTAACATTTCTTTGGGCTGGGCCTTGGTAGCCGGTAAAAACCGGGTTCCAAGTCCTGCAGCAGGTATAACCGCTTTCATAATCTTGCCTCCTTATTCTCAGGTATGCCCAGCATCCAATCCTGAATTATTTTACTGGGACTTGTAATTAGATAATGATGAAGTTTTGAGTGTAATTATAAAACTATTCCAATTTATTCCAAAATAACCTTTGCGCATTTAACATTGTTTTCCACATAGTAAATATCCGGAAATTAGTCTTCCTATGATTTTGATGATGATGGGATGAGTCTTGACTCCTACGATATTGGTATGGGGCCTTGAATTTCATTCTCCTCACCTTACTAGAAGACCATCAATAGTAATGGTTAATAAGAGAGAGATATATAAAACTTTCCAAGAAGAATTAACGGTGTATTTATGATTGACGGCGTAAAAATAAAGAATCTCAAAGTCATCCCTGATGAAAGGGGCTGGCTCATGGAAATATTAAGATGTGACGATGATATCTATCAGGAATTCGGACAGGTTTACCTGACCACAGCCTATCCCGGAGTGGTGAAGGCCTGGCATTTACACAAAAAACAGACTGACAACTTCACCTGTGTTCACGGTATGATGAAGGTGGCACTCTATGATAGCAGGGAAGACTCACCCACCTATGGGGAAATAAACGAATTTTTCATAGGGGACAGGAATCCAATGCTAATAAGCGTACCTCCACTGGTTTACCATGGGTTTAAATCAGTGGGTGATGAAACCGCCTTCTTTGTAAGTGTTCCCACGTTGGCCTTCAACTACGATGAACCGGATGAATACCGCCTTGATCCAGACACTGATGAAATCCCCTATGATTGGATACTGGATGAAAACAAAAAACACGGATAAAATTGGTGGTTTAATGAAGATTCTAATTACCGGTGGTGCAGGATTCATTGGATCCAACTTCGTGCACCATCTATGTGAAAATGATGACTATGAAATAGTGGTCCTGGACAAGTTAACCTATGCTGGTGACCTGGAAAACCTCAATGGAATCCGTGACAAAATCGAATTTGTCAAGGGAGCCATAGAAGATGAGGAGCTGGTCTCCCACTTAATGAGGGATTGTGATATGGTGGTGAACTTCGCTGCCGAAACCCACGTGGACCGATCCATTGAGGATCCTGGAGTATTCGTTAAAACCGATGTTATCGGAACCTACAACCTACTGGAAAATGTTCGAAAATACGATGTGGAACGTTACCTGCAGATATCCACCGATGAAGTCTACGGAAGCATAGAATCAGGTTCATTCACAGAGGAAAGTAATCTGGACCCTTCCAGTCCCTACTCAGCCAGTAAAGCTGGTGGAGACCTCCTGGTAGGGGCCTACTGGAAAACATACGACACCCCAGTGATCACCACCCGGAGCAGTAACAACTTCGGACCCCGCCAGTACCCGGAAAAACTGATACCACTATTTATCCTAAACGCAATGCAGAATAAATCCCTACCAGTCTATGGTGATGGGAAAAATGTCCGGGACTGGATATACGTAATGGACAACTGCAAAGGAATAGAAACTGCCCTCCTTAAGGGTAAACTGGGAGAAGTCTACAACATTGGTGGGGGAAACGAGAAGAACAACCTGGAAATAACCCGCCTCATACTGGAACTACTGGACAAACCAGAAAGTCTGATAACCTTTGTGGAAGACCGTTTGGGTCATGACCGGCGTTACTCACTGGACTCAGCCAAGGTAATGAAACTGGGCTGGAAGCCAGAGTATTCATTTGAAGATGCATTAAAAGAAACTGTCAAATGGTATAAAGAGAACTACTCCCGTTACTTAGAGTAAATATGTGCTATTTAAAAAGCACAACACATTTTTTTTTAATTTCACTCTTTTGATAAGAATTTTTCAAGAATAAATATAATGTTCTAAAATTTAATAAAATTCTCTAAAAGTTTGTGAAAATCTTCTTCATCCATATCATATATTAAAATGGTCTTCTGCCGGCTTTTATGTCCGGCAACAATGTCGGTTTCATGGCCGGTAAGGCTTGAGAATTCTTTCATGAGTTCCTTGTTGGCTTTACCCTTGGTGGGGGGTGATTTGAGTTTCACTTCCAGGGTTTTCCTCCACTCATTGTAACCGGCTATCTGGAATTTATCCGACTTAGGGGACACTTCTATCATCACTGTTATCCCCTGGGGAGTGGTTTGAACTGCCTGCATAAAATAACATCCTGTATAAATCAAACGATTTTATGTATCCTATTCTAATTTCTATTATTTAATTACTTAAAACCATTAAAATAATTCTCAAATACTGGGAATACCTCGGTAATAATTATTAGTTTATTCTCACTTTAAAAAGGTGCTTTTAAACCATTTAAATAGGGTTCCACTCACTAACGGTAACCTTTAAATAGGGTAAGTGAGAGAAGATGGTATGCTTCACTCTCTTGTGTGAG
This DNA window, taken from Methanobacterium subterraneum, encodes the following:
- a CDS encoding metallophosphoesterase family protein translates to MNLISPRNPYYIEKDVFIGGAPYTSKYHSKQLIERLEDIEKSSKTYEKRILVLHQGIDRYIPYEYELKIGDVPQSFNYCAFGHIHERVVDDFGEGKLAYPGSTEIWRSNEVEGYKKNGKGFYLVDINGDMPEIENIDLKLPREFIKETIKYSRLQDELSRINEYINSLQKKPMLMVTVEGGNFSRSEIYETLNQALSDSCLALRSNYRPTIVEDEKNPFEDGKEALDIKKMIEYNLKDFNNQQINELATGLLRELSDGDLKTAEDMVRNFYEELYDH
- a CDS encoding DNA repair exonuclease, which codes for MQFAHLADTHMGYRQYGLAERENDFFEVFDQAIEEVVSERPDFAIHSGDLFEYSRPPTRALLTAQKGILRLKEAKIPIYAIAGNHDVVMRKNALPPKFYLKTLV
- a CDS encoding helicase HerA domain-containing protein, with the protein product MNEVIGRCIGETSLVDLSFVSKKMPRVGAYVSLKYDGKNVLGMIESLVRGSVSINDQIYDPLTIEKIKAIEGDDHYVKGTVKILGDINDDLRIPRTPAPPGTEIQVADSQILKRIFKVDRYGLKLGNLITQKEVGIEVDINKMVTRHLAVLAMTGAGKSNTVSVIVDGLLKVNGSVLIFDMHSEYVNTDFGKDKVNVMHPQINPLYLSFGEIKKLANIPPNAYVQERYFLKAYKSARNSLIQSSTTGKDFITLIISKLEGWLAESEDPEAKSTNSGDKKSIADVLNKLDHMRDKYGNILSLEAKDIIGSLKVGKANILDLGSVDEFASDVVVSHILRNVLKSRKEFLRSGEGLEFPIFLILEEAHILAPQNRKTESKLWISRIAREGRKFSVGLCLVSQSPKSLDSDALSQANNMIILRLVEPTDQSHVQRASESLSDDLIAQLPSLNIGEAIVLGLMTRIPTLIKIDEFQGKITGGDLNIVEEWSKSHKKEEKLLEEQKMEYEDLGGDY
- a CDS encoding DNA double-strand break repair nuclease NurA is translated as MLDSLYEKALKKRDDIQQKVEEIGYSQVDASRQWVDHPLEENTQEVSIAAGDGSINKRKFLPFIFYAIDAEGIIHTPHGLGRIESSEIDIISHHKYVDDRLRSYMGIFEIKNALRMFAEYDVDLFLFDGSILGNLIRPFPIERELKEQVKERIREKYLPILEEEIRSSDVKITSSKLEDLIASEFKDNPEPMIYLENLENLLVISTLMEQKQKIVAISKTSTSTEYFGSKIPDMAIFDMHSKKQGYSQPRHSNVSGVKRDFPVRNDFLKSLIFTIFYARLEDHKNILKFELPYYATEEDIKELLKSIKKISAEGYPLLLKKAHNDVVIRKNDLMNLSKIIGFLEKSGREMLNE
- a CDS encoding thermonuclease family protein, with the translated sequence MRRVYVLFMLCIIVVSVSGCTHDDLDPLNYTPSSSNNSSSSSTAVPSTTTTTSSSNSNSPHAEVSGKCYKVVDGDTIDVEGVGRVRFVGVNTPERGDSGYQEAKEYVKNMCLGKTVGLDIDDAKNKDKYDRTLAVVYVGGVNLNQELLKKGYAEVMYIPPSEFNPYKWT
- the galE gene encoding UDP-glucose 4-epimerase GalE is translated as MILVTGGAGYIGSHANKELNLAGYETVVLDNMSYGHEDFLKWGVFEEVDLGDLESIRNVFRKYEIEAVMHFAAFTYVGESVEDPQKYYLNNLRNTLNLLQVMNEFKVKKLVFSSTCATYGNPQKIPLTEDHPQDPINPYGQGKLMVEKVLKDYSSAYGLRYVSLRYFNAAGADPECEVGERHDPETHLIPLILDAAMGKREDIKIFGTDYPTPDGTCIRDYIHVTDLADAHIKALKYLESGGSSEVFNLGNGNGFSVREVIEEARKVTGKEIKSTETDRRPGDPPVLVGSSQKARNILKWQPQCDDLTKIISTAWEWHKKDN
- the galU gene encoding UTP--glucose-1-phosphate uridylyltransferase GalU, with amino-acid sequence MKAVIPAAGLGTRFLPATKAQPKEMLPVYNKPTIQYVVEEAVASGIDDILIITGKGKRSIEDHFDRSFELEYSLRNCGKMDYLVEVEAISEMADIYYVRQKKQKGLGDAILCAKKHIDGQPFAVLLGDTISQSKVPCTKQLLDVHEKYNASAIAIERVPYDKIERYGIIKGQKVEDSVYKIEDMVEKPRPEDAPSDLAITGRYVLESEIFDHIEEVPPGVGGEIQLTDAMRQLDNIYGHIFDGKMYDIGNNVEWLKSSLEIALQDPAVSEELREYLKNIIK
- a CDS encoding dTDP-4-dehydrorhamnose 3,5-epimerase family protein, with translation MIDGVKIKNLKVIPDERGWLMEILRCDDDIYQEFGQVYLTTAYPGVVKAWHLHKKQTDNFTCVHGMMKVALYDSREDSPTYGEINEFFIGDRNPMLISVPPLVYHGFKSVGDETAFFVSVPTLAFNYDEPDEYRLDPDTDEIPYDWILDENKKHG
- the rfbB gene encoding dTDP-glucose 4,6-dehydratase, whose translation is MKILITGGAGFIGSNFVHHLCENDDYEIVVLDKLTYAGDLENLNGIRDKIEFVKGAIEDEELVSHLMRDCDMVVNFAAETHVDRSIEDPGVFVKTDVIGTYNLLENVRKYDVERYLQISTDEVYGSIESGSFTEESNLDPSSPYSASKAGGDLLVGAYWKTYDTPVITTRSSNNFGPRQYPEKLIPLFILNAMQNKSLPVYGDGKNVRDWIYVMDNCKGIETALLKGKLGEVYNIGGGNEKNNLEITRLILELLDKPESLITFVEDRLGHDRRYSLDSAKVMKLGWKPEYSFEDALKETVKWYKENYSRYLE
- a CDS encoding DUF167 family protein, with translation MQAVQTTPQGITVMIEVSPKSDKFQIAGYNEWRKTLEVKLKSPPTKGKANKELMKEFSSLTGHETDIVAGHKSRQKTILIYDMDEEDFHKLLENFIKF